In Camelina sativa cultivar DH55 chromosome 13, Cs, whole genome shotgun sequence, the genomic window GTAGTGTAAGTGTTTATTCActgattttatttgattgaaGTGGCTTgttaattgttgtttgattgtgtaaTGAGTTTCTCTGAATTGTTTTGTGGTGTCGGATGTTTGATTAGGTTTATTTCTTGTAACTGAGTTGTTGTGAATTTAGtgtctctttgttttggtttgtatgTCTCACCATCTAACCTTTTATCATCTGGTCATGTTCTCGTATTAGTTGTTGTGATTGTAGTTTTGCTTTGTAGGTTTGAGTTGTCTTAAAACTGTAAAAACTGATTTGAAACTTtcgaaacttttaaaacttttgaaacttttgaaactctcgaaactttttaaacttttgaaatcGAGTAGCCTATGAAAGCTTTGAAACTTATGAATGCTTTAACAAAACTAGTTGAGTAGGTAATGAATATTACAGAATGTCTTGGTATACATTTAAAAAACACTAAATGACctttatttacttctgatttgactgaagtaggtaatggttatttagaattaaaactctctaacaacaccaaacttTTGATTTAATGATGGCAATCTCTCATATCTATTACTTCTCTTCTATCATCCATCTTGTTTGCTTCTTAAGTTCTCTATATTACATCCGACTCTTCTATCAATCTCTCATatcttttacttctcttctatcatccatcttgtttgcttctttcttcCAATCTCTAAGAACCTTCGAATAATATCTCTTCCAATCTCTAATATCTTTCGAATAAGCTTCTTCCTTGTTTAATTCTGATTGCTATGGAATCAAACAATACTCCTAACAGTCAGTCTCAACCCTACTTTAGCCTTCTTAACTTCCCATATGACAGCTTTGCTCCCAATGTAAACATTGGTTCTTCTCAAATCCCTGCTTTTAGTTCACAAACTGGTTCACAGCCGAGTCAACCTCCTAGTCAATCAGAAGAGACAGCAGAACAGCGTAGGGAGAGAAGGATATGGTCCACACAAGATGACTTAGTCCTAATAAGCGGCTGGTTAAACACATCGAAGGATGCAATAGTTGGGAATGGGCAAAAGGCAGGGTCCTTTTGGATCCGTATAGGAGACTATTATGAAACAAGTAGTCATGTCTGTGGTGGTGCTGAGCCTAGGCGCCCTCACCATTGTAgacaaagatggcaaaaaaTTAGTAAGGAAGTGAGCAGGTTCTGTGGAGCTTTTGCAGAGACAGACGGTGAGAAAGCTAGTGGCATGAACGATTTAGATATTTTGCAAAATGCTCACCAAATCTACATTAAGctgtacaagaagaagtttggtttgGAGTATGCTTAGAATGTGCTACGCTATGAACAGAAATAGGCAAACCTGGAAGCTATGAACCCCATTCCGAAAAAAACCAgctctaacaaaagaaaagctgaTGATGTTGCACCATCTACAGGTTCTGTCATTGGTGAGCATGAGAGCAGGCCTCCGGGCATAAAGGCAACGAAAAAAGTAAGGAACAAAGGTAAAGAGAAGGTTGCGCCATCTGCAGAGTTTAGTCATATGTGGGAGATAAAAAAGAAGGATTTGGAGGGCATGAAAGAACTACAAAAGATGTCCATTCTTGACACTCTCATTGCCAAGAAAGAAACTATAGACGAAGATGAAAAAGttctaaagaagaagctaatggctGAACTGTTTTAACTTAGAAGAAATAGTAGATTAATGAATCTCGGATGTTTGTTGTACTCTATGTTATTAATGAATCTCGGTTGTTTGTTCTCTATCTTTTAACTATGCttgttctctatgtttttaactatgtttgtagtttatgttttaaatgaatCTCGGTTGTTTGTTCTCTATGTTTTATATAGTTGGGaacttatatatgtgtttcGGTTTCAGGTTGAAGAAGTCATGGACCCGTGACTTGTATGATTGTAGGCAAAGACTAGTGAACCCATGATCGGcttgtttggatttttgtttaggCTTGATTGTAAGCTTTGTTTAGGCTTCTTTGGTATGTACCCGGGATGGTGAACCCGTGATCGGATTGATTGTAAGCTTTGTTGTAAGCTTTTTTGGATCTTAGTTTTAAAGTCAAATTTTAACAAAGTCACGAGAGTTTATGTATCACAAACATTGATATTTCACAAGAGTTGATGATCACTCTATAGATATGAGAAGAGCACAAGGTTttatttcaacaaaaacaaacatttgcttttctcaacaaacacaaacatttccttctctcaccaaaaacaaacatttccttctctcacccaaaacaaacatttccttcttacccaaaacaaatatttccttctcttgttcattttatggcatcttcttccaacaattttcACTACCATTATGATCCAAATAATGATAGTTTGAACCAATTTTTTCAAGAGCAATTTAATAATCAATTTGAAGCTGCTGAAGAGGAAATTCTGGCGGAAAGGAATACACGTACATATATCGATAGACAACGGGAAGATGGTAATGAAcgtttgtggaacgattattttagtgataatccGACTTACCCGGAGAGGCAATTTCGCCGACGGTTTCGAATGAACAAGTCAttgttcttgcgtattgtgaatcgtctcagtgaagaagttgcatattttaaaccaaaaaggaTGCAACCTTCCGGAATGGTTTATCACCGCTACaacaatgtactgcagcaattcgactATTAGCATATGGGACTGGGGCAGACTCGGTTGACGAATATTTACGTCTTGCTGAATCGACTTctcgtaaatgtttggaacatttcGTCGTCGGAATAGTTGACTTGTTTGGCACTGAATACCTACGCCGACCCACACAAGCGGATCTTCAAAGGCTACTCTTTTACGGAGAACAGCGGGattttcccgggatggttggaagcatcgactgtatgcattagaagtggaaaaattgtccaaccgcttggaaaggaatgtattcaCGAGGCACCGGtaaaccaacaattgttttggaggcggtagcttcacaagatctctggatatgacacgcattttttggagctccaggtacttgtaacgatttaaatgtttttgatcaatcaccagtatttaatgacattatttacggtcgagctcccatagttacgtactatgtcaacggaaataagtataatttggcttactatctgacagATGTTATTTACCCCGAATGGGCgacatttgttaaatccatcccacaaccacaacaccCGAAACCTCGTTTGTTTGCAGAACGACAAGAAGGTgcacgaaaagatgttgagcgtgcatttggagtcctgcaatctagattcgtcatgattaaaaatccatctcttttatggttaaagggtaaaattgcatatattatgagagcatgtctcatactccataatatgattgtcgaagatgaacgagattcatacacactctatgacgaacaagaattccaacaagaagatggaaccaAGCACATCAGaaattaaaggaggatttgattgaaaatatatggaataaatttggacattaaacaatgtattaattaaataaaatgtttatgtgtttttattaattaaataatatgtttgtttgtatttttttttacaatgttttttttcatttgaatttggtattgtattttgaattttagttaaaattttataagtttgcaatttaaatgttattttataagtttttataattgtaatatatttaacaatattatattattaaatcttatgatcttaaacatattctcccaataactaacttaaaaaaaaatcttaatacaatattttaacaatatttttactctaacaACACCCAAAATAGTTTCCCAAAATAGTTCCCCTATAATGATGCTCTTATcttaaaacttgaaaacatgCATCTGCACAATCGTCATTCGTCGATATTAATCATGCGTACGTGTATAGGTATAGGGTTCGTGCGTATGTATAGGTCTATGAGTCTATCTATCTACATAATGTTAGTCTAGAAAGCTCGTGGCAGTAACGTGcttatttaaaatcaaatgatTGTTGAAATAtcaatatagattttttattagttacaataagaacactcaagaaaaAACAATGGGTTTGCATAATGAAATAGAATTTATTTATGTGGTTAAAGAGAAGTaactataaaagaaacaaaactctaaTAGTCGAATTTCAATTAAACCAGGACAAAAACATAAATGTTATAGTATTGAATGTACAACAAATGCAGGCAGGTCTACGATATAATCATATTGTGATATTACTAGTTTGACGAAATGACcaataaaaagaaatagaaaaaaaaaaaaaaaaaaaNGAGtaaatgaagaggaagagtcatCGCTGTCATGGTCGCAGTTAAAGAGGGTGGTCAGAGTCAGAACTCTCCCTTAAGCAACCTTCCAAATTTATTGACATTTCTGTTTCCCAAGATCCACCCAccactctcctctctctctctctctcttcttccctcaTATCTGCGCAAGaatctaaaaaccaaatctCATCCTCTCTACTAATGTCTCATGACTACTACTTCAATCTGTTGACTCTGTGTCTGTGagaatctttttaaaaactccTACCTAATCTCCAATGGGTAAGAAGagtagttcttcttcttcttcctggcTCACCGCCGTTAAACGAGCTTTCCGATCTCCGACCAAGAAAGAACACAACAGCACCAATGCTCACGGTAATGAAGTCGAGGAAGATGAGGACAAGGTTCGTTCTTGCTTTTATAATGTCGAGATCTTGTTACTTTTTTCATTCacatgctctgtttcttgattttatgttttttttttaataagtcaCGTGCTCTGTGTCtgcagaagaaagagaagagacggTGGTTATTTAGAAAACCGACGAATCACGATTCTCCGACGAAGATCTCCGGGGTCGGAAAAGACGCTCCGGCACAGAAATCCGTAGAATCGGCGACGGTCAACACAACCGCTTTAAATTCTGTTACAGAACAGAGTCACGTCGCCTTATCTACACCACCCACAACCGTCTCCGCCGTATCGGAAACTCATCCTCCGACGAAGAAGAATGAGTTGCCAAATCTTACGAGACGCACTTATACCGCAAGAGAAGATTACGCAGCTGTTGTGATCCAAACTGGCTTCAGAGGCTATCTGGTGAGCAGATTTTGATCTAATTATAGTTAACTATGTTTAATTATAAACGTTTATCagagtaaaatttaataatagtaAACGGGATCTGATTATAGGCAAGACGAGCATTAAGAGCATTGAAAGGGCTTGTGAAGTTACAAGCACTAGTGAGAGGTCACAATGTGAGGAAGCAAGCAAAGATGACTCTAAGGTGTATGCAAGCTCTGGTGCGAGTTCAGTCTCGTGTGCTTGACCAACGTAAACGTTTGTCTCACGACGGGAGTCGCAAATCTGCCTTCAGCGACACTCATAGTGTCCTCAAATCTCGTTACCTTCAGGACATTTCAGATCGAAGATCCATGGTAAGtgatctatctatatatatatatatatattttctattaatactCTGTTTTAGACACCATGGTTGCTCTGTTTTCTGCAAttaggtttattatatataaaagctaACATTTATTTTGGAATGGTTTTTGTATAGTCAAGAGAAGGAAGCAGCATTGCTGAAGATTGGGATGATAGACCACACACGATTGAGGAAGTGAAAGCAATGTTGCAACAAAGACGAGACACTGCGTTGAGACGAGAGAGTAACAATAGTAGTTTATCACAAGCTTTCTCTCACCAGGTAACTGCTAAGCAGTTGTTTGCTTGATATTTGGGTCCGTTTCgggtttttaatttcttatggGTTTGGATGAAAGGTTCGGAGAACGAGAGGTAGTTATTCTACGggagacgaggaagaagaagagagacctAAATGGTTAGACCGATGGATGGCATCTAAACCGTGGGATAAACGAGCTTCGACGGATCAAAGACCACCGGTTTACAAAACCGTGGAAATCGATACTTCTCAACCGTATTTAACCCGCGGTAACTCGAGAACCGGTGCAAGTCCAAGCCGTAGTAACCAAAGGCCTAGTTCACCATCAAGAACAAGCCATCATTACCAACAACACAATTTCTCATCAGCTACACCATCTCCGGCTNNNNNNNNNNNNNNNNNNNNNNNNNNNNNNNNNNNNNNNNNNNNNNNNNNNNNNNNNNNNNNNNNNNNNNNNNNNNNNNNNNNNNNNNNNNNNNNNNNNNNNNNN contains:
- the LOC104738532 gene encoding glutathione S-transferase T3-like produces the protein MESNNTPNSQSQPYFSLLNFPYDSFAPNVNIGSSQIPAFSSQTGSQPSQPPSQSEETAEQRRERRIWSTQDDLVLISGWLNTSKDAIVGNGQKAGSFWIRIGDYYETSSHVCGGAEPRRPHHCRQRWQKISKEVSRFCGAFAETDGEKASGMNDLDILQNAHQIYIKLYKKKFGSVIGEHESRPPGIKATKKVRNKGKEKVAPSAEFSHMWEIKKKDLEGMKELQKMSILDTLIAKKETIDEDEKVLKKKLMAELF